From Halomicrobium salinisoli, the proteins below share one genomic window:
- a CDS encoding RNA-guided endonuclease InsQ/TnpB family protein, which yields MTDRQALVKTLDFQLDIQSDNEGLLSDATLEARRVYNETIRLAKEGVDWDVIPDRVADDANLVKNTTQRVVAKALGAMENYYEYDDFGLPSHTKDGAYPLRANYEEGYNLSLTDDSDVAFRISAKPYKHVKGVLEGDDAHLDILKAALTSDEWKIGTAEALFHNDTPELHVNVTNTEQAVRDKQDSRTVVGVDVNEDNVALTALSGGGVEDTLVIDFPEIKFERHRYFTTRKRVQNAGKESIHDTLEGREERFVRDRLHKVSRHIVEWSRQFEEPCIVFEDLKEMRDSIDYGTRMNRRLHHLPFRALQFYTSYKASFEGIPTAWINPEYTSQRCPMCGHTERANRNKKRFKCRSCGHQDHSDRGASVNIAVKGIEKHQAWNVPALNSLPIVRTVRRQASGAVDAPTVTHDTVRGYQTDGRVGVSD from the coding sequence ATGACCGACAGACAGGCTCTCGTCAAGACGCTGGACTTCCAACTCGACATCCAGAGTGACAACGAGGGCCTGCTGTCCGATGCTACCCTCGAAGCCCGCCGGGTGTACAACGAAACCATCCGTCTCGCCAAGGAAGGTGTAGACTGGGACGTCATTCCCGACCGTGTGGCCGATGACGCCAACCTCGTGAAAAACACGACTCAGCGCGTCGTCGCCAAAGCACTCGGCGCGATGGAGAACTACTACGAGTACGACGACTTCGGCCTCCCAAGTCACACCAAGGACGGCGCGTACCCGCTCCGAGCCAACTACGAGGAGGGCTATAACCTGTCGCTCACCGACGACAGCGACGTTGCGTTCCGCATCAGTGCGAAGCCCTACAAGCACGTCAAGGGTGTTCTCGAAGGCGACGACGCCCACCTCGACATTCTCAAGGCCGCGCTCACGAGTGACGAATGGAAGATTGGAACGGCAGAAGCCCTGTTCCACAACGACACTCCTGAGTTGCATGTCAACGTCACCAACACCGAGCAGGCCGTTCGAGACAAGCAGGACTCACGGACGGTCGTCGGTGTGGACGTGAACGAGGACAACGTGGCCCTCACTGCGCTCTCTGGGGGTGGTGTCGAAGACACGCTGGTCATCGACTTCCCCGAAATCAAATTCGAGCGCCATCGCTACTTCACGACGCGCAAGCGCGTCCAGAACGCGGGCAAAGAGAGCATCCACGACACGCTGGAAGGGCGTGAGGAACGGTTCGTCCGCGACAGACTCCACAAGGTGTCTCGGCACATCGTAGAGTGGAGCCGTCAGTTCGAGGAGCCGTGCATCGTCTTTGAAGACCTCAAAGAGATGCGCGATAGTATCGACTACGGAACGCGGATGAACCGACGCTTGCACCACCTCCCGTTCCGCGCCCTCCAGTTCTATACATCGTACAAGGCATCGTTCGAGGGCATTCCTACCGCATGGATTAACCCTGAGTACACGAGTCAGCGGTGTCCGATGTGCGGACACACGGAACGTGCGAACCGCAACAAAAAGCGGTTCAAGTGTCGGTCGTGCGGGCATCAAGACCACAGCGACCGTGGTGCGAGCGTCAACATCGCCGTGAAAGGCATCGAGAAGCATCAGGCTTGGAATGTGCCTGCTCTCAACAGCCTTCCCATCGTGCGGACGGTGCGACGGCAGGCATCGGGGGCCGTGGACGCCCCGACCGTGACCCACGACACCGTTCGAGGGTATCAGACCGATGGTCGAGTGGGAGTGTCCGACTAA
- a CDS encoding DUF2080 family transposase-associated protein, producing MENRFEIEGEEVLDGEVKPFGNSAHVTVPKRWRGADVKVVRISEPTEQDEE from the coding sequence ATGGAGAACCGCTTTGAAATCGAGGGCGAGGAAGTTCTCGACGGTGAGGTCAAGCCGTTCGGGAACAGCGCCCACGTCACCGTCCCGAAACGCTGGCGTGGGGCCGATGTGAAAGTCGTCCGAATCTCAGAACCCACCGAACAAGACGAAGAATGA
- a CDS encoding pentapeptide repeat-containing protein: protein MRQQLFPSEEELHRQIAHTIRPLGQLILVCVSLDSLKLTPILPFIRKEEGIQISYSHIGELSFEETVVDTHCSISSITVNSLNSKNATFERQFRARDSTFIDADFRGTDFLDLCRFPNNKFVRGNFLDSHFHQGVYFCEDNLADAKISEVPDRIGENPSQFTESANFVGITCDSAAMFPKVRFETAATFNQSSFREGASFHGIEVGVASHFEDVDFPQGVDFREADLGIAGFATSEFDGPVRFEGATFGNKSWQMGVHSLYNHSLVEGNRIQQIDSAMDNGFIENFLERAKRLGATFDHCEFNGVTMLSDVKSYGPVGFADVTFDDGRIDVSTESEKEVVIMHGSEIKGGSLVVSDTYYELSDGRIGEISIESDLDRPFDYILLDNTEFDGFDFSNHRKLLRSHNWKIEGAVIDGEHHSLEQAENTYLKAKTAAKDQGDNRAASKFFVLEQRSRRRQLVESIGWENSLRENLRNSYQLISNSLYDLSCKFGESPNRVVGWSLFTVIGFAAIYSRLGLNPAFQLQVDFVLPYVGTTLAVSGLEYVIFSSQSFTSFLLAGGTDVSDPGIRAVATLESFLGAFLIALFVATLVRNVER from the coding sequence TTGCGCCAGCAACTCTTCCCATCAGAGGAAGAGCTTCATCGACAGATAGCCCATACAATCAGACCACTTGGCCAACTTATTCTCGTCTGTGTTTCTCTAGACTCTCTGAAATTAACCCCCATTCTTCCATTCATAAGGAAAGAGGAAGGGATACAGATTTCTTATTCGCATATTGGGGAACTCAGCTTCGAAGAAACAGTCGTTGACACTCATTGTTCAATTTCTTCGATTACTGTTAATAGCCTCAATTCCAAGAACGCCACATTTGAGAGGCAATTCAGAGCTAGAGACTCTACCTTTATTGACGCAGATTTCCGAGGGACTGATTTCCTAGATTTATGTCGGTTCCCGAATAATAAATTTGTCCGCGGAAATTTTTTGGACAGTCACTTTCATCAGGGAGTTTACTTTTGCGAGGACAATCTAGCCGATGCAAAAATATCCGAAGTTCCTGACAGGATTGGCGAGAACCCCAGCCAATTCACTGAATCCGCCAATTTCGTTGGAATCACTTGTGATAGCGCTGCCATGTTTCCAAAGGTTCGATTTGAAACAGCAGCTACATTTAATCAATCATCGTTTAGAGAAGGCGCTTCTTTTCATGGGATAGAAGTGGGGGTGGCTAGCCATTTTGAGGATGTGGATTTCCCGCAGGGAGTGGATTTCAGAGAAGCAGATCTAGGCATTGCTGGATTTGCAACATCTGAATTTGATGGTCCTGTTCGATTTGAAGGAGCTACTTTTGGCAATAAGAGCTGGCAAATGGGGGTTCATTCACTCTACAATCATAGCCTTGTAGAAGGGAATAGAATTCAGCAGATCGACTCTGCAATGGATAATGGGTTTATAGAGAATTTCTTGGAAAGGGCGAAAAGATTAGGAGCCACATTTGATCATTGTGAGTTTAATGGTGTTACTATGTTATCTGATGTGAAATCCTATGGCCCAGTTGGCTTCGCCGATGTAACATTTGACGACGGAAGAATAGATGTATCAACAGAATCAGAAAAGGAAGTCGTCATAATGCATGGGAGCGAGATCAAAGGGGGATCTCTGGTTGTTTCTGACACATATTATGAGCTTTCAGATGGACGCATAGGAGAGATAAGTATTGAATCAGACCTCGATAGGCCATTCGATTACATATTGCTTGATAATACAGAATTTGACGGTTTTGACTTTTCCAACCACCGGAAGCTATTGCGCAGTCACAACTGGAAAATAGAGGGGGCTGTCATTGATGGAGAACACCATTCTCTCGAGCAGGCTGAAAATACATATTTAAAGGCTAAGACTGCCGCGAAGGACCAAGGAGATAACCGTGCAGCTTCGAAGTTTTTTGTTTTAGAGCAAAGGAGTCGCCGACGCCAATTAGTGGAATCGATTGGATGGGAAAACTCCCTGAGAGAAAACCTACGGAATTCATACCAGTTAATTTCAAACTCATTATATGACTTGTCGTGCAAATTCGGTGAAAGCCCAAATCGGGTGGTTGGTTGGTCACTCTTTACTGTAATTGGATTCGCAGCAATATATTCGAGATTAGGGCTAAATCCAGCGTTTCAACTTCAAGTTGATTTTGTGTTACCGTATGTGGGGACGACGCTCGCTGTATCTGGATTAGAATATGTCATATTTAGCTCACAATCATTCACGTCATTTCTTCTGGCGGGAGGAACTGATGTCTCAGACCCCGGAATAAGAGCAGTTGCTACTCTTGAGAGTTTCCTCGGAGCATTTCTAATTGCCCTATTTGTAGCAACACTTGTAAGGAATGTTGAGAGATGA
- a CDS encoding CobD/CbiB family cobalamin biosynthesis protein — protein MTGALAVGVAGLLEVGVGEPPRSVHPVAWFGRAVAPLDRAWAHPRLVGLVGAAVLPLAAAAAVGGAVALAASVHLRLGAVAAGLALFATTSLRMLLGEARAVVAASEVDLDLARRDLRALAGRDADALSAGEVRSAAVESAAENLADGLVGPLLFFAVGVAGAAAAGLPTAVALAAGAGGAAWVKAVNTMDSMLGYRSKPVGWAPARLDDAVQWVPARVAALLLAVAAARPGSLADARAWLDAVPSPNSGWPMGTLAAAAGCRLTKPGAYDLNPDAVLPDAETARGAVRTVALAGALSYLLAAGVVAWL, from the coding sequence CTGACCGGTGCCCTCGCGGTGGGCGTCGCCGGCCTGCTGGAGGTCGGCGTCGGCGAGCCGCCCCGTAGCGTCCACCCGGTCGCCTGGTTCGGCCGCGCCGTCGCGCCGCTGGACCGGGCGTGGGCGCACCCCCGGCTCGTCGGGCTCGTCGGCGCCGCCGTCCTCCCGCTGGCCGCCGCGGCCGCGGTGGGCGGCGCCGTCGCCCTGGCCGCGAGCGTACACCTCCGGCTGGGGGCCGTCGCCGCCGGGCTGGCCCTGTTCGCGACGACCAGCCTCCGGATGCTGCTCGGCGAGGCGCGGGCGGTCGTCGCGGCCAGCGAGGTCGACCTCGACCTGGCCCGCCGGGACCTGCGCGCGCTGGCCGGCCGCGACGCCGACGCCCTGTCGGCGGGCGAGGTCCGCAGCGCCGCCGTCGAGAGCGCCGCGGAGAACCTCGCCGACGGGCTCGTGGGGCCGCTCCTGTTTTTCGCCGTCGGCGTCGCAGGCGCCGCGGCCGCGGGCCTCCCGACCGCCGTCGCGCTCGCGGCCGGCGCGGGCGGCGCTGCGTGGGTCAAGGCGGTCAACACGATGGACTCGATGCTGGGCTACCGCTCGAAGCCGGTCGGCTGGGCGCCGGCCCGGCTGGACGACGCCGTCCAGTGGGTGCCCGCCCGCGTCGCCGCCCTCCTGCTGGCCGTCGCGGCGGCCCGACCGGGCTCCCTCGCCGACGCCCGGGCCTGGCTCGACGCGGTGCCGTCGCCCAACTCCGGGTGGCCGATGGGGACGCTCGCGGCCGCCGCCGGCTGCCGGCTGACCAAGCCGGGCGCGTACGACCTCAATCCCGACGCGGTCCTCCCGGACGCCGAGACGGCCCGCGGCGCCGTCCGGACCGTCGCGCTCGCGGGCGCGCTGTCGTACCTCCTCGCCGCGGGGGTGGTCGCGTGGCTCTGA
- a CDS encoding NTP transferase domain-containing protein, translated as MAGGLGTRLDADREKPLVRVGGRPMVDRVIDALRVSGVERVYAATSPHAPATREHVSVPAIETPGEGYVADLEAVLTDDRIDRPVLTVVADLPLLAPDAVDDVLAAHETGSLTVAVPAGLKERLGVSADTTFDRTGREVAPAGLNVVGDGPDRTLVVEDPRLAVNVNRPGDLTVARNRA; from the coding sequence ATGGCCGGCGGTCTCGGCACCCGCCTCGACGCCGACCGGGAGAAGCCGCTGGTCCGCGTCGGCGGGCGGCCGATGGTCGACCGGGTGATCGACGCGCTCCGGGTCAGCGGCGTCGAGCGGGTCTACGCCGCCACCTCGCCGCACGCGCCCGCGACGCGCGAACACGTCTCCGTGCCCGCGATCGAGACCCCAGGCGAGGGCTACGTTGCCGACCTCGAGGCTGTTCTGACCGACGACCGGATCGACCGGCCCGTGCTGACGGTCGTCGCCGACCTCCCGCTGCTCGCGCCCGACGCCGTCGACGACGTGCTTGCGGCCCACGAGACGGGATCGCTGACCGTCGCCGTCCCGGCCGGGCTGAAAGAGCGGCTGGGCGTCAGCGCCGATACGACGTTCGACCGCACTGGTAGAGAGGTCGCGCCGGCAGGTCTGAACGTCGTCGGCGACGGTCCCGACCGGACGCTCGTGGTCGAGGACCCGCGCCTCGCCGTCAACGTCAACCGGCCCGGGGACCTCACCGTGGCCCGTAATCGGGCCTGA
- the cobD gene encoding threonine-phosphate decarboxylase CobD, producing MDPDAVDDLCSGAHEGTGVGESGRVPHGSTDDPELLDFSANTNPRTPQGVARIYEAALAEARTYPSTDYCEFRTTAAEYVGCEGPQVIPTSGGLGAIRLTLSTCVRPGDTVLVPAPSFGEYAREVRLQGAEPVFVDHDAVDEHDPADHAMAVVCNPNNPTGDAYDRERLRAFAERCRESGTVLLLDEAFMDFADRPSMAGTDGVVVARSLTKIFGLPGLRAGFAVATGDLRDRLDVARTPWSMGGPAATVGTYCLRREPFVVETRERVHRERARMRERLSQRFAVRGSDAPFLLLELESPGDVDDLLSSLRGHGIAVRDARTFRGLDRHVRVAVRTRADDDRLLDALDV from the coding sequence ATGGACCCCGACGCCGTCGACGACCTGTGTTCAGGTGCCCACGAAGGCACCGGCGTCGGCGAGTCGGGACGCGTCCCCCACGGCAGCACGGACGACCCGGAGCTGCTGGATTTCAGCGCCAACACCAACCCGCGGACCCCGCAGGGCGTAGCGCGGATCTACGAGGCGGCGCTGGCGGAGGCCAGGACGTACCCCTCGACGGACTACTGCGAGTTCCGCACGACCGCCGCCGAGTACGTCGGCTGCGAGGGCCCACAGGTGATCCCCACCAGCGGGGGACTCGGCGCGATCAGGCTGACGCTTTCAACCTGCGTCCGCCCGGGCGACACCGTGCTCGTCCCGGCGCCGAGCTTCGGCGAGTACGCCCGCGAGGTCCGCCTCCAGGGCGCCGAACCGGTGTTCGTCGACCACGACGCCGTCGACGAGCACGACCCGGCCGACCACGCGATGGCCGTCGTCTGCAACCCGAACAACCCGACCGGCGACGCGTACGACCGCGAGCGGCTCCGGGCGTTCGCCGAGCGGTGCCGCGAGTCGGGGACGGTGCTGCTCCTCGACGAGGCGTTCATGGACTTCGCCGACCGGCCCTCGATGGCCGGGACCGACGGCGTCGTCGTGGCCCGCTCGCTGACGAAGATATTCGGGCTGCCGGGCCTGCGGGCCGGTTTCGCCGTCGCGACGGGCGACCTGCGGGACCGCCTGGACGTCGCCCGGACGCCGTGGTCGATGGGCGGCCCCGCGGCGACCGTGGGCACCTACTGCCTGCGCCGGGAGCCGTTCGTCGTCGAGACCCGCGAGCGGGTCCACCGGGAGCGGGCGCGCATGCGCGAGCGCCTCTCCCAGCGGTTCGCGGTCAGGGGCTCGGACGCCCCCTTCCTCCTGCTGGAACTGGAGTCCCCGGGCGACGTCGACGACCTGCTCTCGTCGCTGCGGGGCCACGGCATCGCCGTCCGGGACGCCCGCACGTTCCGCGGCCTCGACCGCCACGTCCGCGTCGCCGTGCGAACCCGCGCGGACGACGACCGCCTGCTCGACGCGCTGGATGTTTGA
- a CDS encoding adenosylcobinamide amidohydrolase, producing MFETTVRGGVCRCRRPDTRWLATGPDGGFSTADAAYDVTVPEGFDRTDLRAYAAERRDAAGFDESGPTLLTGVDVAHARCASDGPVTVLATAGVSNPAALPVEGVVDGNGTGDAPDWRPGTVNLIAVTDRALGDGTTAELLATCVEAKAATLDAVAGYPGTTSDAVVVGCDPEGDPAEFAGSATELGAAARACVRDAVLGSLRSRYPDGAVPRSVAEAEHGVVTDRDPDVFAPS from the coding sequence ATGTTTGAGACGACCGTCCGCGGCGGCGTCTGTCGCTGCCGTCGCCCGGACACTCGCTGGCTGGCCACCGGCCCCGACGGGGGATTCTCGACGGCCGACGCCGCCTACGACGTCACCGTTCCCGAGGGGTTCGACCGGACGGACCTGCGGGCCTACGCCGCCGAGCGGCGCGACGCGGCCGGCTTCGACGAGTCCGGGCCGACGCTTCTGACCGGCGTCGACGTCGCCCACGCTCGCTGCGCCAGCGACGGACCCGTGACGGTGCTGGCGACGGCGGGCGTCTCGAATCCGGCGGCGCTACCGGTCGAGGGAGTCGTGGACGGGAACGGGACCGGGGACGCGCCGGACTGGCGGCCGGGCACGGTCAACCTGATCGCGGTCACGGACCGCGCGCTGGGCGACGGGACCACGGCGGAGCTACTCGCGACCTGCGTCGAGGCGAAGGCGGCCACGCTCGACGCCGTCGCCGGCTACCCCGGAACCACGAGCGACGCCGTCGTCGTCGGCTGCGACCCCGAGGGGGACCCCGCCGAGTTCGCCGGCAGCGCGACGGAGCTGGGCGCCGCGGCGCGGGCCTGCGTGCGCGACGCCGTCCTGGGGAGTCTGCGCTCGCGGTATCCCGACGGGGCGGTCCCCCGCAGCGTCGCCGAGGCCGAGCACGGCGTCGTCACCGACCGCGACCCCGACGTGTTCGCGCCGTCCTGA
- a CDS encoding HAD family hydrolase, which yields MAVSFDCFGTLVTADRPGEPWAAVASALADRGVPVPDDWAAAYRQSHREYDPGREAPLDEHVRLALASRGVDVDRETAREATLAAFDGPVSRRPGAVAALAAARERGPVAVCSNCSVPGLVERTLARVDLDADAAVTSVDCGWRKPHERIFRATADALGASVAELCHVGDDPRTDGGAERAGGTAVVEADPDLARIADRLRDGEGSPC from the coding sequence GTGGCAGTATCGTTCGACTGTTTCGGGACGCTGGTGACCGCCGACCGGCCCGGAGAGCCGTGGGCGGCGGTGGCGTCGGCGCTGGCCGACCGCGGCGTCCCCGTCCCGGACGACTGGGCGGCCGCGTACCGGCAGTCCCACCGCGAGTACGACCCGGGGCGAGAGGCGCCCCTCGACGAGCACGTCCGACTCGCGCTCGCCAGCCGGGGCGTCGACGTCGACCGGGAGACGGCCCGCGAGGCGACCCTCGCGGCCTTCGACGGGCCCGTCAGCCGTCGGCCGGGCGCGGTGGCGGCGCTGGCCGCCGCGCGCGAACGCGGCCCGGTCGCCGTCTGCTCGAACTGCAGCGTCCCCGGCCTGGTCGAGCGGACGCTGGCGCGGGTCGACCTCGACGCGGACGCCGCGGTGACGAGCGTCGACTGCGGCTGGCGCAAGCCCCACGAGCGGATCTTCCGGGCGACCGCCGACGCCCTCGGCGCGTCCGTGGCCGAACTGTGTCACGTCGGCGACGACCCGCGGACGGACGGCGGAGCGGAGCGCGCCGGCGGGACGGCCGTCGTCGAGGCGGACCCGGACCTCGCGCGGATCGCCGACCGCCTCCGAGACGGGGAGGGGTCGCCGTGCTGA
- a CDS encoding uracil-xanthine permease family protein, which translates to MTTDTCIGTHLNATVNGEETEQSGADAEGASFVEYGIDDRPSLSKSTVLGLQHYLTMVGANVAVPLILAEAMGMPDPVTARFVGTFFVVSGIATLVQTTFGNRYPIVQGAPFSMLAPAIAIVTTVTVAGPEPAWQVRLQALQGAIIVAGAVEVAIGYFGVVGKLRQYLSPVAIAPTIALIGLALFNVGQITSATNDWWLLGLTLLLIVAFSQFLDRHHWAFRLFPVILGLAIAWVVAAALSVGGVYPSGAPGYVDLGTVAEAPPLLPIYPLQWGMPTFQLSFAIGMFAGVVASIVESFGDYHAVARLVGSGAPSERRINHGIGTEGLMNVFSGLMGTGGSTSYSENIGAIGLTGVASRFVVQIGAVAMLIVGYVGYAGQLVVTIPDPVVGGLFVVMFAQIVAVGLSNLAHVDMNSSRNVFVVGFALFVGLAIPEYVAAVGDMATFRTGLAGVPVLGAVLGTQVVANTAYVIGSTGMAVGGLAAVILDNALPGTDEERGLARWERRAESPTAFQPIWRNWFGGDADPSDADR; encoded by the coding sequence ATGACGACGGACACTTGTATCGGGACGCACCTGAACGCGACCGTGAACGGAGAGGAAACCGAGCAGTCAGGCGCGGACGCGGAGGGAGCGTCGTTCGTAGAGTACGGCATTGACGATCGGCCGTCGCTGTCGAAGTCGACCGTCCTGGGGCTCCAGCACTACCTCACGATGGTCGGGGCGAACGTCGCGGTGCCGCTCATCCTGGCGGAGGCGATGGGGATGCCGGACCCCGTGACGGCCAGGTTCGTCGGGACCTTCTTCGTCGTCTCCGGGATCGCGACGCTGGTCCAGACGACGTTCGGCAACCGGTATCCCATCGTGCAGGGGGCGCCGTTCTCGATGCTGGCGCCGGCCATCGCCATCGTCACGACGGTCACCGTGGCCGGCCCCGAACCGGCCTGGCAGGTGCGCCTCCAGGCGCTGCAGGGGGCGATCATCGTGGCCGGGGCGGTCGAGGTGGCCATCGGCTACTTCGGCGTCGTCGGGAAGCTCAGGCAGTACCTCTCGCCGGTGGCCATCGCGCCGACCATCGCGCTGATCGGCCTCGCGCTGTTCAACGTGGGCCAGATCACGTCCGCGACGAACGACTGGTGGCTGCTGGGGCTGACGCTGCTGTTGATCGTCGCGTTCTCGCAGTTCCTGGACCGGCACCACTGGGCGTTCCGGCTGTTCCCGGTCATCCTCGGGCTCGCCATCGCGTGGGTCGTCGCAGCGGCGCTGTCGGTGGGCGGCGTCTACCCGTCGGGCGCGCCGGGCTACGTCGACCTCGGGACGGTGGCCGAGGCGCCGCCGCTGCTGCCGATCTACCCGCTGCAGTGGGGGATGCCCACCTTCCAGCTGTCCTTTGCCATCGGGATGTTCGCCGGCGTCGTGGCCTCGATCGTCGAGAGCTTCGGCGACTACCACGCCGTCGCTCGGCTCGTCGGCAGCGGCGCGCCAAGCGAGCGCCGCATCAACCACGGCATCGGCACCGAGGGGTTGATGAACGTCTTCTCCGGGCTCATGGGGACGGGCGGGTCGACCTCCTACTCGGAGAACATCGGCGCCATCGGGCTGACTGGGGTCGCCTCCCGGTTCGTCGTCCAGATCGGCGCCGTCGCGATGCTGATCGTCGGCTACGTCGGCTACGCGGGCCAGCTGGTCGTGACCATCCCGGACCCCGTCGTCGGCGGGCTCTTCGTGGTCATGTTCGCTCAGATCGTGGCGGTCGGGCTGTCGAATCTGGCCCACGTCGACATGAACTCCTCGCGCAACGTCTTCGTCGTCGGGTTCGCGCTGTTCGTCGGGCTGGCGATCCCCGAGTACGTGGCGGCCGTCGGGGACATGGCGACGTTCCGCACTGGGCTGGCCGGCGTGCCCGTGCTGGGCGCCGTCCTCGGCACGCAGGTGGTCGCGAACACGGCGTACGTCATCGGGAGTACCGGCATGGCCGTGGGCGGGCTGGCCGCGGTGATCCTCGACAACGCGCTCCCGGGGACGGACGAAGAGCGCGGCCTCGCCCGGTGGGAGCGCCGCGCCGAGTCGCCGACGGCGTTCCAGCCCATCTGGCGCAACTGGTTCGGGGGCGACGCGGACCCCTCCGACGCCGACCGGTGA
- the cobS gene encoding adenosylcobinamide-GDP ribazoletransferase, with protein MALTAVRGALGFLTRLPVGTDDPAWDAFRRTPAAFPLAGYVAGALVAVPLVLPLPDPTVAAAFVATVVLVTGVNHFDGLADLGDAAVVHGDRRERREVMHDTAVGVGAVLALGVGLVGLTTAGLALAALPARPAVGLVLAAEVGAKLAMATLVCVGDPSHEGFGAQFLGNADRGDLAVPVLAALPAAVPARIPGLVALLAAVAVALLVRRWAARRLGGVGGDVLGATNELARVAALHAGVVAWTLS; from the coding sequence GTGGCTCTGACCGCGGTTCGGGGGGCGCTGGGCTTCCTGACGCGCCTGCCGGTCGGCACGGACGACCCCGCCTGGGACGCGTTCCGGCGGACGCCCGCGGCCTTCCCGCTGGCGGGCTACGTCGCCGGCGCGCTCGTCGCCGTCCCCCTCGTCCTCCCGCTGCCGGACCCGACGGTCGCCGCGGCGTTCGTCGCGACCGTCGTCCTCGTGACCGGCGTCAACCACTTCGACGGGCTGGCGGACCTGGGCGACGCCGCCGTCGTCCACGGCGACCGGCGCGAGCGCCGCGAGGTCATGCACGACACGGCCGTCGGCGTCGGCGCCGTCCTCGCGCTCGGCGTCGGGCTGGTCGGGCTGACGACGGCGGGGCTCGCGCTGGCGGCGCTGCCGGCCCGGCCCGCCGTCGGCCTCGTGCTCGCCGCCGAGGTGGGCGCGAAGCTGGCGATGGCGACGCTGGTCTGCGTGGGCGACCCCAGCCACGAGGGGTTCGGCGCGCAGTTCCTCGGAAACGCCGACCGCGGGGACCTCGCTGTCCCCGTCCTGGCCGCGCTGCCGGCCGCCGTTCCGGCGCGGATTCCGGGACTCGTCGCCCTGCTCGCCGCGGTCGCCGTCGCCCTCCTCGTCCGCCGGTGGGCGGCCCGGCGGCTGGGCGGCGTCGGGGGCGACGTCCTCGGCGCGACCAACGAACTCGCGCGGGTCGCCGCGCTCCACGCGGGGGTGGTGGCGTGGACGCTGTCGTGA